The following proteins are co-located in the Dromiciops gliroides isolate mDroGli1 chromosome 2, mDroGli1.pri, whole genome shotgun sequence genome:
- the SALL4 gene encoding sal-like protein 4 produces MRVPAEGGYFPTLGICCEGENNCYNFAPDARTMSRRKQAKPQHINSSEEPLQLPDAAACSSVAAASSATTPAAAAAEHGGPPNCPGDGEGIRGRVKRCRSEETNICEKCCAEFFSLSEFLEHKKNCTKNPPVLIMNDSEGTAPPEVFTEVTPAPSENFPIDRLENQVNKDSRSKNCTASVDKKEKSSVEAGAYLKAEPTAPPTPHGISYLPKGKVPNTNVTLQTLRGTKVAVNQRSADAVSLPVQGFGTFPMILEQLMSLQQQQLQQIQLTEQIRVQMTMMATSGQHPSVSHGSEPLKTLGTHMSQHLSTALALVGQKAGSQSLSLESLKQGKLPHANIGIPTAGSVASSLPSFSLKPDGNRILPNAMSRLPNPLLPQSSGSVLFQNPFPAVSSVASVLDPSKKGKGKPPNITVSESKPNAEEPFFKHKCKFCGKVFGNDSALQIHLRSHTGERPYKCNICGNRFTTKGNLKVHFQRHKDKYPQIKMNPHPVPEHLDSLTNASGISCGISVPMDESNLIVDSKPPLTTGTPSLGLPQTLSLTPKDSLGAFPNDLPSRPSPESEGGSTSSGVTSLESGTEQSLSSPQAGSSIGSFSGSGATEQGSETLKLQQLVENIDKTTSDPNECIICHRVLSCTSSLKMHYRTHTGERPFKCKICGRAFSTKGNLKTHYGVHRANTPLKMQHSCPICQKKFTNAVVLQQHIRMHMGGQIPNTPMPENSCDHVDMDPTIISEKNGDATVNCIGETIESIVDMEDLDSQDAPSGSSKPSTPFTDTQSETPAVAFTSISVLEAPGKMGNPPLTLQRQSSLKSSSAESDGMTNDSSSVMEDQDYQNGRSPESASFQALSPANSQAESIRSSKSPVLISHDDMGNKAEGPENPPAETEGDGALDLTYANVGRKVIKEEPGLNFTNGEYGRSSIPATFVRVPPALIKTEASGERPLSNSPFSGPPALSPGVGPLLVAPPRRTAKQHICTTCGKNFSSASALQIHERTHTGEKPFACTICGRAFTTKGNLKVHVGTHVWNNSARRGRRLSIDNTMALLGNEVKKVSEMFPKDIVPPAVNLDPTVWNQYAAVINNGLAMKTNEISVIQSGPIPALPVSINGGGSVMNNAPVSKIDGSQSGISSDVMEKASATDSVPKHQFPHFLEENKIAVS; encoded by the exons GTGGTCCACCAAACTGCCCTGGAGATGGAGAGGGAATAAGAGGAAGAGTTAAACGATGTCGAAGTGAGGAAACTAATATCTGTGAGAAATGCTGTGCAGAGTTCTTCAGCCTTTCTGAATTCTTGGAACATAAGAAAAATTGCACTAAAAATCCACCTGTCTTAATCATGAATGACAGTGAGGGGACAGCACCTCCTGAGGTCTTTACAGAAGTTACCCCAGCCCCATCAGAGAATTTTCCAATCGATCGTTTGGAAAATCAGGTCAATAAGGACAGTCGTTCAAAGAATTGCACTGCTTCTGTGGACAAGAAAGAGAAGTCTAGTGTGGAGGCAGGAGCCTACCTCAAAGCAGAACCCACGGCCCCTCCTACACCCCATGGGATAAGCTATTTACCAAAAGGCAAAGTTCCTAACACTAATGTGACTTTACAAACACTACGGGGGACCAAAGTAGCTGTGAATCAGAGGAGTGCTGATGCTGTGTCTTTACCAGTCCAGGGCTTTGGTACCTTCCCCATGATCCTAGAACAGCTAATGAGTCTCCAGCAACAACAGCTTCAGCAAATCCAGCTTACTGAGCAGATCCGTGTGCAAATGACCATGATGGCCACCAGTGGCCAGCACCCATCAGTGTCTCATGGTTCTGAGCCTTTGAAAACACTGGGCACTCATATGTCCCAGCATCTCTCCACTGCTTTGGCTTTAGTTGGGCAAAAGGCTGGAAGCCAGAGCCTGTCACTAGAATCCTTGAAACAAGGCAAACTACCTCATGCCAATATAGGCATCCCAACTGCTGGTTCAGTAGCCTCTAGCCTACCATCCTTCTCTTTAAAGCCTGATGGAAACAGGATCCTTCCTAATGCAATGTCTCGTCTTCCAAATCCTTTACTACCTCAGTCATCGGGCTCAGTTCTTTTTCAGAACCCATTCCCTGCAGTGTCTTCAGTGGCTTCTGTGTTGGACCCAtccaagaaagggaaggggaaacctCCCAACATTACTGTTTCTGAGAGCAAACCAAATGCTGAGGAGCCCTTCTTCAAGCACAAATGCAAGTTCTGTGGCAAGGTGTTTGGAAATGATAGTGCCTTGCAAATTCATCTCCGTTCCCATACTGGGGAGAGACCATACAAATGCAACATCTGTGGCAATCGCTTCACCACTAAGGGGAATTTGAAAGTTCACTTCCAGCGTCATAAGGACAAATATCCCCAGATAAAAATGAATCCCCACCCTGTCCCTGAACACCTGGATAGCCTGACAAATGCCAGTGGGATCTCGTGTGGAATATCTGTACCCATGGATGAATCAAATCTGATTGTGGACAGCAAACCTCCCCTGACCACCGGGACCCCTTCCCTAGGCTTACCTCAAACTCTCTCTTTGACCCCCAAAGACTCACTTGGTGCTTTTCCCAATGATCTACCATCCAGGCCTTCCCCAGAGAGTGAAGGGGGTTCCACATCTTCTGGTGTGACCAGTCTTGAATCTGGGACAGAGCAGAGCTTGAGTTCCCCACAGGCTGGTAGTAGCATTGGTAGTTTTTCAGGCAGTGGGGCCACTGAGCAGGGGTCTGAGACTTTGAAGTTGCAGCAGCTGGTAGAAAACATTGATAAGACTACCAGTGACCCCAATGAATGTATCATCTGTCACAGAGTTCTGAGCTGCACAAGCTCTTTGAAAATGCATTATCGCACTCATACTGGGGAGagaccattcaaatgtaagatcTGTGGAAGGGCCTTCTCCACAAAAGGCAATCTTAAGACTCATTATGGAGTTCACAGAGCCAACACTCCTTTAAAAATGCAACATTCTTGCCCCATTTGCCAAAAGAAATTTACCAATGCAGTAGTGTTGCAGCAACATATCCGAATGCACATGGGTGGCCAGATTCCTAACACCCCTATGCCTGAGAATTCCTGTGACCATGTTGATATGGATCCAACCATTATCAGTGAGAAAAATGGAGATGCCACTGTCAATTGCATTGGTGAGACCATTGAAAGCATTGTTGATATGGAAGACTTGGACTCCCAGGATGCTCCTAGTGGTTCATCTAAGCCATCTACTCCATTTACTGATACTCAGTCAGAAACACCAGCTGTGGCATTTACTAGCATCTCAGTATTAGAGGCTCCAGGGAAAATGGGCAATCCGCCTCTGACCCTTCAGCGACAGAGTAGCCTGAAATCAAGTTCTGCAGAAAGTGATGGCATGACCAatgattcctcatctgtaatggaAGATCAAGATTATCAAAACGGCCGAAGTCCAGAGTCTGCATCATTCCAAGCGTTATCTCCAGCAAATAGTCAGGCTGAAAGTATTAGGTCCTCCAAGTCACCTGTCTTAATCAGTCATGATGACATGGGAAATAAGGCTGAAGGACCCGAAAACCCTCCAGCAGAAACTGAAGGTGATGGTGCTTTGGATTTAACTTATGCCAATGTTGGCCGAAAGGTTATCAAGGAAGAGCCTGGGttaaattttacaaatggggagtATG GTCGAAGTAGCATTCCTGCTACCTTTGTCAGAGTGCCACCAGCCTTGATCAAGACAGAAGCTTCTGGAGAGCGGCCCCTAAGCAATAGCCCATTTTCGGGACCTCCTGCCCTGTCTCCAGGGGTGGGCCCCTTGCTTGTGGCCCCACCCCGACGTACAGCCAAGCAGCACATTTGTACCACCTGTGGAAAGAACTTTTCATCAGCCAGTGCCCTTCAGATCCATGAGCGCACTCATACTGGTGAAAAGCCTTTTGCATGTACGATTTGTGGAAGGGCCTTTACAACCAAAGGAAATTTAAag GTCCACGTTGGAACTCATGTGTGGAATAATTCTGCCCGACGTGGAAGGAGGCTATCTATTGATAACACAATGGCATTGCTGGGCAACGAAGTCAAGAAGGTATCTGAGATGTTTCCAAAGGATATAGTCCCTCCTGCAGTGAATCTTGATCCCACAGTTTGGAACCAGTATGCAGCTGTGATTAACAATGGCTTAGCAATGAAGACTAATGAGATATCCGTGATTCAGAGTGGTCCTATCCCTGCCCTACCAGTTTCTATCAATGGTGGAGGATCTGTAATGAATAATGCCCCAGTCTCCAAGATAGATGGGTCACAGTCTGGGATTAGCTCTGATGTTATGGAGAAAGCTAGTGCTACTGACAGTGTCCCAAAACATCAATTTCCTCACTTCCTGGAAGAAAACAAGATTGCAGTCAGCTAA